One genomic segment of Komagataella phaffii GS115 chromosome 4, complete sequence includes these proteins:
- a CDS encoding Cytoplasmic tyrosyl-tRNA synthetase, class I aminoacyl-tRNA synthetase, whose translation MSGVLTDPQEQYDLITKNLQEVLNPQIIKDVLEKEKRPLKLYWGTAPTGRPHCGYFVPMTKLAHFLKAGCEVKVLLADLHAYLDNMKAPLEVVAYRAKYYEFVIKAILRSINVPIEKLTFVTGSSYQLTPEYTMDIFRISNSVSQNDAKRAGADVVKQVANPLLSGLIYPLMQALDEEHLKVDAQFGGVDQRKIFVLAEENLQSLGYKKRAHLMNPMVPGLAQGGKMSASDPNSKVDVIEEPKSVKKKINTAFCAPGNVEENGLLSFVEYVLAPIYELKHGSGFQFHIDRPEKYGGPVDYSSFEELKQAFKDEKLAPPDLKSGVADAINELLLPIREEFANNKEFQEAEAKGYPPPIIEKKKKEKKVKNKGTRYPVDSTANKTAVQPDVQSTTESLENTTLESK comes from the coding sequence ATGTCTGGAGTACTAACTGATCCCCAAGAACAGTATGACCTTATCACCAAGAACCTTCAGGAAGTTCTGAACCCTCAGATCATAAAAGATGTTctagaaaaagaaaaaaggcCCTTGAAGCTTTACTGGGGAACTGCCCCCACCGGCAGACCTCACTGTGGTTACTTTGTCCCAATGACCAAGCTTGCCCACTTCTTGAAGGCCGGTTGTGAAGTCAAAGTGCTGTTAGCCGATCTGCATGCCTATTTGGATAATATGAAGGCTCCTTTGGAGGTCGTAGCTTACAGAGCCAAATACTACGAATTTGTGATTAAGGCTATTCTTCGATCCATTAACGTCCCAATAGAAAAACTGACGTTTGTAACTGGTTCTTCATATCAACTAACCCCTGAATATACTATGGATATATTTAGAATCTCGAACAGCGTTTCCCAGAATGATGCAAAGAGAGCTGGTGCCGACGTGGTCAAACAGGTTGCAAATCCTCTCTTATCTGGTCTGATTTACCCACTAATGCAAGCATTGGATGAAGAACATTTGAAGGTGGATGCCCAGTTTGGAGGTGTCGACCAGAgaaaaatctttgttttGGCTGAAGAGAACTTACAATCTTTAGGATACAAGAAGAGAGCCCACCTTATGAACCCTATGGTGCCTGGTCTAGCCCAGGGAGGCAAGATGTCTGCTTCAGATCCGAACTCAAAGGTTGACGtcattgaagaaccaaaatctgtgaaaaagaagataaacACTGCCTTCTGCGCTCCAGGTAATgttgaagagaatggaCTGTTGTCATTTGTTGAGTATGTTCTGGCTCCAATTTATGAACTAAAACATGGTAGTGGGTTCCAATTCCACATCGACCGTCCAGAAAAATATGGCGGCCCAGTAGACTATTcctcttttgaagaactgAAGCAAGCCTTCAAAGACGAGAAGCTGGCCCCTCCCGACTTGAAATCTGGTGTAGCTGATGCAATCAACGAGTTACTACTTCCAATTAGGGAGGAGTTTGCCAATAATaaagaatttcaagaagcaGAGGCCAAGGGTTACCCACCTccaatcattgaaaagaagaagaaggaaaagaaggttAAGAACAAGGGAACCAGATACCCTGTGGATTCTACTGCAAATAAAACTGCTGTTCAACCTGATGTGCAAAGCACAACcgaatctttggaaaacacCACTTTGGAGTCTAAATAG